Below is a window of Polyangiaceae bacterium DNA.
CACCGGACGCACGTTCATCCGCAGCCGCGTCGCCGCGTCGCCCTCGCCGGCGAAGCAGGCGTTCACGAAGTCGCTGCGCTCCGGGTTCTCCTCTGGACCGAAGAAGCCGGTGACCAGGAAGTTCGGCACCGAAAGGCAGCGAAGGCCGCGCGTCTCCTTGCCGGTCAAGACGGCGTCCACGGCGGAGCACCAACCCGGCGCGGGCTCGGGTGGTGGCGCACCGGGGCGCGGAGCCGGACCGTTCGCGCCGGTCGCGCACGCGCTGACCGCGATCAAGATCCCGAGAATGCGGCGAGGCATCGGCACCACCGAAGGCTCGTCACGATGAGCCGCGGCGCGCGCCTCGTCAAGCCGGCGCTTGCTGCCGCCCGCGCCCTCTTCTAGGTTTGGCGCACCATGGCAGAGCAAGTTCGCGCTTCACACATCCTCCTCATGTACGCGGGCTCCGCCCGCTCGACCGCGACGCGCACGCAGGACGAGGCGCAGACGCAGATCCAAGCCATCAAGACCCAACTCGACGGCGGCGCGGACTTCGCCGAGCTGGCGCGGCAGCATTCGGACTGCCCCTCCGGCAAGTCCGGCGGCGATCTGGGCAGCTTCGGCCGCGGCCAGATGGTCGCCCCGTTCGAGCAGGCGGCGTTCGGTCTGTCGGTCGGCGGGACCAGCGGCGTGGTCGAGACCCAGTTCGGCTACCACGTCATCCGTCGCACCGGCTGAAGCACCGTCAGGTGGCGCGCCGCTGGTGCGCGTCGCGGAGGGCCTTCACCAGCTCGGCGCGGGCGCCGGGCGCCGACGCGCGCGCGGAGTCCAGCGGGATGAGCGTGGCGTTCACCGTGCGCGCGAGCGCGACGAACTCCGCGGGGTCGAAGTCGAGGATCTCGCTCGGCACGACCAACGCGAACGGGCGCAGCTCGGCGGCGCGCGTGGTCACCGATGCCATGTCGCAGGTCTCGAGCCGCGCTCCAGCCGCGAGCGCGGCGCTCTGACGGCAGAGCGGCTCCAGGCTCGAATCGATGCCGACGAGCAGCACACACGGCAGCACGCGGTGCGGGGTGGTGGGTCCGAGGGGAGGCTTGCGCACGGGGCGCCGGAGCTTACAACGTCGAGGTGTGCAGGCGAAACGATTGCCGGACGCCGATCCGGCGTGGGTGTAGAGTGGGGAGGATGCGGCTTCGCCTCTTCGCCCTGGTGGGTCTGCTCCTCGCGGCGCTCGGCACGTCCGCGTGCGGCGGTGCGCGCGGCACGCCGCGGGACGCCACCGAGCTCGCGCGTCAGGAAGTCGAGCGGCGCATCGCGGGCAGCTGGGTCCTCGTCTCTTATCAGCCCGAGACGCCGCTCGAGCCCATGTTCGCCGGCCTCTTGGCCGCGCAGATGGGCACGCTGGTCGCCCACTTCGACGGACAACAGATGGTCATCGCCGGTACCGGCGTGAACACGACCCGGCGCTACCGCGTCACCCAGGGCAGCGGCGACCGCCTGGCTGTGGTGACCTACGACGAGAGCGGGATCCCCTACGACGCGGTGGGCGAGTTCAAGGGCGACGAGCTCTGGTTCGCGTCGCTGACCATCCCGTGGCGTGGCCGCGGCGTGCTGCGGCGCGTGCGCTGACGCGAGAGCGCCCTCCGAGTCGTGGCGCCTCTCACCGCTGCAGATTCGCGATGCCGGCCTCCGCCAGGCCGGCCAGCGCCTTCTCCAGCTCGGCGACGGGCTCGTCGAAGTCGATGGCCACGCGGTGCGGCCAGATCCCGTCCGGATCCTCGCGGTTCTGCTCGACGCGCACCACGCGGCCGGTGACCCTCTTCTCCGCCGTCCCTTCGGGGGGAAGCTGGAC
It encodes the following:
- a CDS encoding peptidyl-prolyl cis-trans isomerase — encoded protein: MAEQVRASHILLMYAGSARSTATRTQDEAQTQIQAIKTQLDGGADFAELARQHSDCPSGKSGGDLGSFGRGQMVAPFEQAAFGLSVGGTSGVVETQFGYHVIRRTG
- a CDS encoding PilZ domain-containing protein; this translates as MERRAPRYTVWLPVRIEELEEGVAVSHNASGRGMLLVTATTLEVGAQVHIVVQLPPEGTAEKRVTGRVVRVEQNREDPDGIWPHRVAIDFDEPVAELEKALAGLAEAGIANLQR